TCAGTCGGCCACGTCCAACTCATTCCGCTCGACTTGCTCGCAATGGCTGCATTCCAATTTCCCGAAATTCCACTAAATAAAAGACCTACTAAAACCCCTGTgacattattttaaaaaaactgattAATCACGCCAAAACAgcataaaaatttatttccgATTCTCATAAACATGTTGTTAAATATACGACAAGAGCATTGCCCAACCGAAAATAGGATTGCAACATCTGCTAATCGATGATGCAATTCCCTTACGGTTGTTGTCTGAATGGCGCAATAGCCAAGTCCTTTATTCAAAAGTTAGACATGGAACCGACTGTTGTTACCACATAACAATCCAGCactaacaagaaaaaggtaCAGTTTACAGTGCCAACCGTTCGCCGTTCATATTGTcgttttatttgttatttctcTTTCACCGTGACAAAAGTACTTAGAAAATGGATTTCAAAGAAGGTTGTTCCATTGTGCAAGCTGACCCAATAATTACCTGCCCATTCTATTTGGAAAATCGCTGTCGATTTGGTGATCGGTGCCGAAATCTTCATCCAGTCGATCAATTACTTTCTTCACCTAATTCTTCAACCAAAACGAagccaaagaagaaagaaacgatAGAAACAGAAATAAATCATCCAAAAATGCGAACGGCTTCAGATGTCATCCATCGAATCGTGTGGGATCCAGCTATAAACATCTCCGACTTCCGGGTGATCTACCTGGACCGTTTCACCGGATTGGGTTGCGTTACATTAGCCGAATACGTGGCTCACGATGCGGACGATCCTGTTATCCCTCAGCATCGGATCCAGCAAATCTGCTACTGTCCATTCACCTCTTCCGACAGCCGGTGCGGATGGGTCGTCTGGGAAAAGAAGAGCCGAACAGATTATGTTTTTGGTAGTGCTGGAAATGCTGGTACAATCAAATTACTCGATTTGATCGAGCACGTGAACAAAACGAGTCGTCCACTCACGAACTAAACATATTCTATTCAtaaccgctagatggcattgcATCGAAGCTCCGACCTCATTTgcgaacgaaaaaaaaaagaggggagagTAAAGAAGAAATGTAAATTGTACATAACGATGCAATGGAATACACACAACTGGctcgttattttgttttcttttcatacGATACAGGTCATTATGTTCTACAACTTATTGTCCATAGGAATCgtgaaaaattgaaatgacTTTAAGGATATCAGCCCCGCAGAGAGAGTTCATTAAATAAAGAAGAGCAAATTCATTAAGaataaggtaaaaaaaaaaagaggcaggTATAAAAACCTCGCATCAAAAAAGGTCCGTTGATAATAAACGGTCCTGTGTGGTTTTTTCAACCATTCTGTTTTTTGGTGGGTgtaggtgtgtgtgtgtgtgtgtgaggaGAGTCAAACGAGAGGAGAGagtgagagaaagaaaaagagaggggagGGAGAGAAAACTATCCATTCGTTTCCTGCCCActgatggaaaaaaagaaagaaacgagtTCTGGTGTGTTCTGCTGCCAGTTGCAGTCCAGACTTGTCGGAGGATAGTTGGGCCGAAACGAGAGTGTGTTAAAAACTTGACTGGTTTTCAACAACGCAACCGGatcattttgatttcaaaaaatCCGCACGCGTGAAAGTGAACTCATCTTCATTTCCCATTCTCATTCTTTATTTGTAATTGAAATAAAGAATTTTAGCGAACTGTGTGGTTGGCGAAAGGAAGTTAACATTTTTATTCGGACAAGTTGTCAAAGGGCTCGTTATCACCATTGCGCCATATTCGCAAAACAAATCGACGATGGATGCGATTCCGCCTGACGCACCAGCCCCACGTCTCTGTCACGTTATCAAACGACCGGATTTCGAAGGATTCGGTTTTAATTTATTTGCTGGCAAAGTGAAAACGGGCCAATTTATTGGCAAAGTGGACGCTGGATCACCAGCTGAAGATGCTGGACTGAAACCTGGCGATCGTATTGTAGAAGTCAACGGCGTTCACATAGGAAACGAAAACCACAAACAGGTaaaagttgttgtttttttccagaCTATAATGTAATCAACGGTTTACAATCATAAAAAACTCTGACCATCATGTAactacataaaaaaataaagtaagaattagagagaaaaaggaatttttgGGTTCTTTTTTATGGTTTAAGAATGCTGGAATGTTTTCGCTGTTGCAACGGGACATTATCGTCATTTCGAGATAAGTGTCGTTGGGTTGGGCTTTTGCGTCGTGATAATAACCGCGTGCGTAACTTGTAAGGTGGGTTCTTTCGTCGTTTTCAAACAGAGATTctcttctcattttttttttttaacgactcGTGCCATTCCCGCACGAAAACTGCCGGAATGTTCACATGTCGGTATAATTAACTCGACTGTCTGTGATAAtctaataatgaaaaaaagaacccGTCAAATTCCGAGTTGAAAGAATGCACATTTATGAAACAACTGGACGCAACTAGACTGGAACGAGTTGACATTTGTGCTCTGCTGTGCTAGTTAGTACACAGTGGCATATGTGGCTGCAgatatcgttaaaaaaaaaacggctgaCGTGCGGAAGTGTGTGGGGGGGGATAACTACCGAGTTCCACACCCCTGTGCAGCACATGTTCATAGAACAAACCGGAAACAGATTCCCACCATCCTGGGGGTTTCTCTCAGTccgattattatttttcctagaaataaaaattctttaatTCGATTTTAGGTTGTCCAGCGGATTAAATTGCGTCCAAACGAGACGGAATTATTGGTGGTGGACGACGAAGCGGATGAATATTACTCAAGTCTTGGAATAACCATCAAAGGCAGCCAATCGAATGTCATCCGCAAAAGCAGCGCACCTGTCATCGTTCAGCCGGCCAGAAAAATTTCCAGTTCATCCGAAAGCGAGCCCGAACGTCCGACGCAAGCCCGTCTGGAACAATCGTACGCGACGAACGGCCAAAGACGCGATTCCAGTTCATCTGAAGAGGAGGTACTGAACGTCGTATTTACATTGATCGATCGAGCTCAGTTGTttgaacaaaaagaaaatggggcGGATAAATGATGTCTTGATTCTGTCCAGGATTGGAGCAATGCACCTGCACCTCGATTGTGCCACGTCGTCAAGTGGAACGAGAGTGATGGTTTCGGATTCCACCTGCTGGCCGACAAGAAGCGCaaggtttttattttggcCTGATAAATAGTTGagcattaaaatttaataatGTCCGTGAACAAAAGGGCCAGTTTATTGGTAAAGTAGACCCTGGTTCAGTGGCTGACGCTGCCGGATTGAAATTGGGCGACAGGATTGTCGAAGTTAACGGACATAATGTGGTGGAGGAAACACACAAGCAAGTGGTTCAACGCATCAAAGCTGTTCCCAACGAAACGAAATTGCTGGTCATCGATCCGAGCGGGCAAGTGTATTACGCCGAGCGCAACATTACCATCACTTCATCCATGCCAAATGTTCAGAAGATGAGAACTCCAACCACGAAACCTAACCGAATGAATAATAGACCGGATAACTTGAAATTGGTGATGCCAACCGAAACCAACGGCACGGCACCTCCAAAATCTTCTCTCAAGGTATTTTTTACTCTGCACGaaaattattctttttcacTACGATCATAATTAAATACTTTCTtcgctttttatttattaaaaaaaaagagagttgATTCAGCTCCAGCTCCTCGTTTGTGTCACATCGTCAAATGGAGACAGGATGCGGGATACGGATTCCATTTGTTGGCTGATAAGAAACGTGTCGGTGAGTTGTAGCCATGACCGACTgaccaaaaacatttttttgattGATAAACTTGTTCCTAATTATCTGTCTACAAAGGTCATTTTATTGGTAAAGTGGATCCGAACACGCCAGCCAGTGCAGCGGGACTTAAAGTTTCTGATCGTATCATCGAAGTTAACGGTCACAACGTGGTCAACGAGTCCCACAAACAGGTTAGTTgttcatttcctttttaataGCTGTTCCTCAATTTACTAATGACTTCGGCCCGATACTAAATTGCCAAACAGATTGTGGAACGAATCAAAGCCCTTCCGAATGAAACGAAACTGTTGGTGCTCGATCCCGATGCCGACGTTTATTATAACGAACGCAACATAATGGTGAGCTCGTCGCAGAGCAATGTCGTCTTCATCAAAACACCTTGCCGCCCCACGCGCAAAGAATGACTCATCCGAAGATGACGACGATTATGAAGTGAAACTCCGCTCCAAAGGATCGCGGGtaagtcaaaaatttttttaaaatttgattcaGTGAAATGGCACACGATGGGTATTCGATATCCCCTTTCTAGAAACAATAAGGAAATTATCAGAGGTCGTACGTTGCTCCGCGCATGAACTTGCATATCATTTGCATGGTCAATTAGATTCTATCGACAAATCACGCACGCTCATTCAACTTTGAAGcaggggtttttttttccgggaAAGGAGGGCtcgatctaaaaaaaaaaagtgtgtcCTTTCATTAAACAAGAGACACAATTTTTCGTGCATTTTCTGATACAGCCTTGAATGATGAGTCTCTCATTTGCGATGCAAATGTCAATAAAGAGAAAGCTAAGAGAGAGAAATCTGAATATAGGTTTGTTGTATCTCTTTTTTACACAGACAAAGAGACAGGCtctttttaatattatttgctgctgttgataaaaagctttttttcaACGGTGAATGAAGCCATGTATGGCCGATTGGGGCCGAATTATCACGAAATCCAACTAGCCGTTCATGGGATTGTTTCAAGACCGGTTAAATCCATTGGTTTAGAATTTTTGACAGGCTTAACTCGTACGATTCCTCATTAATCCACGTTGcataaaagaaggaaaatagaaacctcgcaacaaaaaaactgaaacCAACACGCGCAAGTGTGTTCACGAAACTCCGTGCTGCCCGAACCTTcaaaagatataaaaaaaaaaacaagaatgacTCAGGAGAGGAAAATATGGAATAAATCGTCTCTTTTCCAGAGCCTTTAGCACCTTAAATCGTCATGTCTACCCTCAGGTGTTTcccacagttttttttttctgttcacGTAACGAAACGAGGAAACACGCGGGAAAAAAACGAACTTAACCCAAACTTAACGTAAACGTGTCGATTCTTCCTCGTCACATTCACTCGTATATTTTATACAATTGTTTGGTTTTGGAACTTTTCTGTGGGTACAAAACGATTTGTTCCGATGATGGAATTACCTTTATCCGGCGACAGTGATGGAATACCCTAAAATCTTATAAACTAACGACGTAATCATGTGTAACACGATATCAATGTTGttaggaagaagaaaaaaaaaaccaaaaaggaaACGTAGAAAAATCGGTTTTGGGCGTTGTTTTGAAGGAGCCCCATGTGACGTCATCACTCACGCTGGCGATGTATATGATAAGCGAGTGGaaccaaagaagaagaagaaaaaaaggctttttcttcttttttttttttctaggttGTTGCGTTTAGAATTGTTTGGCATGCAAAAGGCTGGAGGCAATGAAGTGGAATacttgtcttttcttttttatttctcgaGAACTTGGAAGTTTCTCCTTTGCGTTTTGCTTTGATGAATGACCAAATTCACTAGACAATTGTCAATAGGTCAgagtttgaatttttgtttgtgtagGAATgaatagcaaaacaaaatagatAAGACAGTCTTTTCTTTGGTTGACAGGGgattttgtttccttttttttttcacattctcAGTTCCGGTcgacaacaaccaaaaaaaagagacaagtGCCGTGTGCCCATTTCGCGTGTGTCATTTTTTCCCTAACAAAAGGTTATAGAAAAACGAGGATGAAgagaacagaaaaagaaagggaacaTTCTGAATTTTTACCtggcgaaaaaagaaatcaaggtCGCTTAAAAGGTATATACCACTTGTCTTCTTCCTTTCGCCCTCCAGGTGTATTGTGGTTACAAAAGGAACTATCGGTTAGGGACAGGCTGTTAGAGGGGggcattttcctttttcctttttcatcgtcgagaacagaaaaaaaaatggttataTTCGACATCCTTATATGCAGTTGGTCTTaaatgtaataataataatttctttcttttttacggAGGGGCtcctttttccttattttcttttggatgTACACATTGTAGTTGCTATGGCGCTTTTGTTTCGGGTAGGCTGGAGTGGGCGTCGCTGATTGGAACATGAGTAATTGAGCAGTTTAGCATACCCGGTGGAAAACCTTCCATCCACGCAGGCTCAACAATATCTAAAATTACGTTAGAATATAATGAAGATTCTCTCGAATATATTTCCTCAAGCAGAAAATGTAATTCTACGGAGAAATGCGTTGAGATGCTTTGCTAAGATTACGTTTCCGTAGCGTGACGATATTCACGTTTGCCGATGATAAGCACCTGATATTTAAGGCTCTAAAGGTCTCGAAGGTTTACTGATTACAAGTGCGCACTCCATTTTTGAATGTTGTCGAATATCCTGTGTGACACGTCTATGAAAGAGGGGAAGATAAAAGGAAGACAATAGGTCGATTCCGAAAGAAGATGCAAAAAATAGATAATGTATACCAAAGTTGGGGAAACAAGGATAGATGGGACCAAGAATAAGATGGCTCCATTTTCTGCTTAAAAGGCCAAGAGGGGAAAGGAGGACACGTCCTGTGTACAATAGACAAAAAAGAACGGCAGCGTAaagacaaacaagaaaaatgaaagccaacttctttatttttatgtttcacCGATGAAACCGGTAAGATTTTCACCGGTGAGGGGCGCCGTGCTCGTCACATTCCACCAGGTgaatttctttccttttgtttgtacaattttttttgagGGAGCTtttcagcttagcttatctctctttttttttaaatgctacGTGTGTGCGTTAGTTTACACAAATCCCCTCGCCGCGTGTCATGATAATGACACATGCGTGTGCGCATGTGTGAAACAGAAGTAGTCCGGTGAAGGATAATCAGGTCGTCAGAGCGCAGACCAGATTATCTCTTCCTTATTCAAATGGAAATTTCGTTTTACTTGGTATCTGTGTGCACACGACCCACCGTCTCCAATATCCAAAACAGGCATTGTTTAACTACAAAAACAACCAAATAACCTACAAAAATAAGATGATCCAGTTCTGTggtaaacaaatttaaaagaagATCTTAGCCTGTGACAGACAGAATAGTTgtcacacattttttaaaatctcagACAGGAGAAATGATAAAATCCTAAATTTTGAGGGGAAATAATTTTCCTCTATTTGTACGGACTGGTTGAATAATTATCAATGAAATTTACAGTCGCCTGCATCGCCATCGTCCATTTCACCGTTATCGTCACCAACTTCACCAACTCGGCCGCTTTCCATGGCGACGATAGCCGCTGCCGCCAATTCCGGATTGAATTTGAACATGTCGGCTGCTCAACTGCGAGCTCGGCTGGCTGCCCAAAAGAAATACGACCCCAAGCGAGAAGCCATGGACCTGCGTCGCAAGCACGAAATCATCCAAACCATGTGAATACATTACACACACACGtgcaagaaggaaagaaaacgaactgCTGGAAGAAAATGGATTGGTTCGTTTGATACAATCGGTACTATTTGACgctaattattattattgttatttttttttttttaatatgagCTTGCGCGTGGTTGTGATGGTGTCATGTTTATAGTCACTTGCGAATCGCATTGGCACACGTACCTCTAAGCAAtgagaaattttattttttattttttacgcAAACATTTTGATCCCATCTGACCCATTTAACGgccaacaaaacaaataaggaagaaaacaaggagaaagaaaaactggtctttttttttttttaaatgctgttTTCAACTTTAATGTAGCCCATAAACACTGGCTAATGTTTATTTCCCCGTTCAACATTTACCTatattttgtttcaattgttgtttttacggggaacatcttttttttttttcattcatttttcgaTTCGGGTggacattttttcttttttggtttcGATAACCAACTTGTGCAAGAGACGTAAAATTTCATGATGGATCAattattcaaaaacaaaaaaaaaggtttaatATAATACGTGTATAATATACCATTCAAATATATAGTGTTTTAAACATGATTGAACCCGgaattttcatttcagaaTTCCTTAAACAAATCGCTAGTCCAgcccacacaaaaaaaaattatgggaAGAGAAAATTATCCAATTTGCATAGCCAGTTTTGTGTCCACCTGTCGGAAATAAAAGATTTGAATTATCTTCGTTGGTTATTATCAGTGCTACCAAGGAGACTCAAAACAGTTGCCAAACGAGAAAAGCCCGCCgattagaaacaaaaaatatggtATTGTGACAATAAAAATGATGACAAATTGGTTGACGGGAAATGGCTTAAAGCCAACAAAGATAACGAGAACTTATCGGCGGTTGCATCGTCCAACAGCTGCGGAATCGCCAAACAAAACGATAGAAAAACCACAACATTCTAACGGCGACCGGCGGTACTGTACGAAAGAGACTGCAGTTTCCCGTGTGCAACCGATAAAAAGACAAACATTCAATCGGCTGACGTAGCAGCCGCAATAAAACACCGCGCTACGGTGAGCCGCGTCGTACTTGGAGTGGAACACACCTCCTCAAATGCAACTACTACCATCAGACGGGCCAGAGCTACTCTTCATCTCTCGGCTCGCGCGTGGTCCCGCATCGATGAGATTCCGGTTTCAGCCCAGCGTGAATGCCCACAACACAAACACATACAAAGCGGTTTGGAATTTCAATGCggtttcattctttttttgttttctctgacGCGTTCTTTCTCACATAGGAATATAGAGGTGCGTCAGGGCGTATCTTGACgctttgtttaaatgaatctcttatatacacacacaggCCACACGTTATGACACCTTGCTCCGATTCCGTGTCAACATTGAACACGTAAATGCtttggatttttttatttgttttttctattttgaatCTGTTTTCATATCAGTTGGTAAATCACCTGATTATTCAGAGCAACGGGCAGGCAGGCGGCACGCAGCGTAGACTGTTACGAAAATTCCTTAATCCATTCACTGACGATGGTGGCCATCTGTTGGCTGGACTGTAGGACGAAAGCGTGTTCGAATCCGTGAGGGCAGATAATAGCTCTGGCTTCAGGCACTTGGAGCTGCAAGTTGTGGTAGTACTCCAATGGGCACCAATGGTCTTTGGTTCCGAAATACAGCACAAGCCTGCCATGCCATCAATCAACATCCACGTCACGATTTGAATGAAAGGCAATTAAAGAAATGTACACCAATCACCTGTCGCTGTGAAGACGAATATCCTCAGCATTCAATTCACCCACCACCTTGAGCTCGTCGTGAGCCATAAACAAAGAACGTTCCAGCGCCTGTGGGTGTAGGAGACTCATGGTAGTTCTCACGTTTACGTGAACTATAGCCGGCGCACCAGGAGCCGATGACGTCGAACTTTCAATAGACAATTGACTTCCTTTCGAACCTGTACAACGTGAGAAGCTATTAGAACCTGGAAATGTTTTTAAAGAGAAGCACATCGTTGTGTTACGCATGGCCCATTGAACAATCGTTGTTAGCCACGATTCTGGAAGCCGATTAATCAAAGACGCCGCGAGGACGACAACTTTTCTAAATGGGCCAAGGATTGGCCACAGTTTCCTTCCACTTGGAGTTTGAGCCATTCGCTCGAGGGTAGGAAACAGTAGGTAGGCCGCAGCATTGTGCGTCTTCCGGTATCGTTTGACAAGCTCGACACAAATTTTAGCTCCAATAGAGTGCCCAATGAAGTGTAAGTTCACATCAGTAGGAACATAAGTATcaataaatttgattttatggTTCACTTGACCATCAAGCGTAAAGAGCTCTGGTTTATCTGAGAGAATTTTGCCTAGTACtgttagaaagaaagaaaaaacccatATTAAATTAAAGAGACTTACCATTTATAGTTGGTAAGATCACATTTTTAGGAACATCATGCCCTGCATGACCTAGTCCCCATATCACATATTTACCTAGCAGTTCACCATGAAGTGATCTGACAAACTCTTCATAGTAGCCAATCAGCCCTGGATTACCTAACAAGACCCATGCATGGAGAAAATGTATAGTGCCATGCTAGTCAATAATCAGAGAGTAGAAACTGGAAGTAATAATTTTTGGACTACAAATTTACCTGGAATTACAATTATCAAATGTCTCTTTTTGATTGGTTGATCAATCCAACCACCAACTGTAATCACACGAGTTGGTATATGGTTAATGTCGACATATCCTTCCTCCATTTTTCTTCAGCACTAACACTGTAATAtaataaacacacacaaacaagaAATAGAATTCCTAATAGCTCTTAACGGATAGGTGACATTTCCCGTTGAGTGAGTGAAACGTAGCAGACGAAGAGTTTTTGGATTTGTAAACATTGGGCTTGCTGTCTgagatattttttttgtttttttttttttttttcgggggcGGGccggggtggggggggggggggggggggttgtttttcctcccccccctgttttttaaaaaaaaaaatttttttataataattttttttttttttttccccgtgggaggagaaagaaaaaaaaaaaaaagtttataaaaaaaaaaaaacaacaaattaaattttttttttttaaatttttttctccccccctttcttttaaaaaagggggggaggaagggggttttttttgggtttccggggggggggggggggcccggggaataaaaaatttttttccccaaaaaaagggtgtttttaaaattttaccccaaaaaaatttttttttgggggaattGCACCAGGGGAGAAaagtgcagccatccgaaatcgacaatAGACGCGGATAGGTGTCActtattattgtttttcccctttctcccTCGTTTTGGCTCTGAATATTTTATCTGTGATTACTGCTAAAGTAAAATGTTACAATGCAAGAAATCATTCTTAACTAATAGTGTTACAGTTTATAAGCAGAAGTCTAGATTTATTAATAATGTGCTACCCTCGCTACAATGCAAAAACTACTCGTAAGTTAATACTTTCCCGCTGTTTTCAGACCCGACATTTTCAATCTGATTCTTGCTGGTCATTTTTTAGGTCTGATAATGAAAGATATTTGCACAAATCAAGAGTTCCCACAATGCACTTCCAACCATCTCTACCACGATTACCTATTCCCCGTCTTGAAGACACCTGCCAGCGATATTTAAATGCTCAATTGCCATTACTGGACGCTACACATTTTGAGGATACCAAAAGACTGGTTGCTAACTTCCAGTCGGAAGCTGGAAAAGGTATTTATAAATCTCATATTTCTTACAATAAATTGTATCTATAGGCAAATGCCAATTTCTTTCAGACCTGAACCAAAGGCTGGTTGCCCAAGACAAAGCAAATAAACACACAAGCTATATCACTGGCTCAT
The DNA window shown above is from Daphnia magna isolate NIES linkage group LG9, ASM2063170v1.1, whole genome shotgun sequence and carries:
- the LOC116930990 gene encoding leukocyte receptor cluster member 9 — encoded protein: MDFKEGCSIVQADPIITCPFYLENRCRFGDRCRNLHPVDQLLSSPNSSTKTKPKKKETIETEINHPKMRTASDVIHRIVWDPAINISDFRVIYLDRFTGLGCVTLAEYVAHDADDPVIPQHRIQQICYCPFTSSDSRCGWVVWEKKSRTDYVFGSAGNAGTIKLLDLIEHVNKTSRPLTN
- the LOC116930968 gene encoding Na(+)/H(+) exchange regulatory cofactor NHE-RF2; protein product: MDAIPPDAPAPRLCHVIKRPDFEGFGFNLFAGKVKTGQFIGKVDAGSPAEDAGLKPGDRIVEVNGVHIGNENHKQVVQRIKLRPNETELLVVDDEADEYYSSLGITIKGSQSNVIRKSSAPVIVQPARKISSSSESEPERPTQARLEQSYATNGQRRDSSSSEEEDWSNAPAPRLCHVVKWNESDGFGFHLLADKKRKGQFIGKVDPGSVADAAGLKLGDRIVEVNGHNVVEETHKQVVQRIKAVPNETKLLVIDPSGQVYYAERNITITSSMPNVQKMRTPTTKPNRMNNRPDNLKLVMPTETNGTAPPKSSLKRVDSAPAPRLCHIVKWRQDAGYGFHLLADKKRVGHFIGKVDPNTPASAAGLKVSDRIIEVNGHNVVNESHKQIVERIKALPNETKLLVLDPDADVYYNERNIMVSSSQSNVVFIKTPCRPTRKE
- the LOC116930979 gene encoding lipid droplet-associated hydrolase isoform X2 translates to MEEGYVDINHIPTRVITVGGWIDQPIKKRHLIIVIPGNPGLIGYYEEFVRSLHGELLVLGKILSDKPELFTLDGQVNHKIKFIDTYVPTDVNLHFIGHSIGAKICVELVKRYRKTHNAAAYLLFPTLERMAQTPSGRKLWPILGPFRKVVVLAASLINRLPESWLTTIVQWAMRSKGSQLSIESSTSSAPGAPAIVHVNVRTTMSLLHPQALERSLFMAHDELKVVGELNAEDIRLHSDRLVLYFGTKDHWCPLEYYHNLQLQVPEARAIICPHGFEHAFVLQSSQQMATIVSEWIKEFS
- the LOC116930979 gene encoding lipid droplet-associated hydrolase isoform X1, with the protein product MEEGYVDINHIPTRVITVGGWIDQPIKKRHLIIVIPGNPGLIGYYEEFVRSLHGELLGKYVIWGLGHAGHDVPKNVILPTINDKPELFTLDGQVNHKIKFIDTYVPTDVNLHFIGHSIGAKICVELVKRYRKTHNAAAYLLFPTLERMAQTPSGRKLWPILGPFRKVVVLAASLINRLPESWLTTIVQWAMRSKGSQLSIESSTSSAPGAPAIVHVNVRTTMSLLHPQALERSLFMAHDELKVVGELNAEDIRLHSDRLVLYFGTKDHWCPLEYYHNLQLQVPEARAIICPHGFEHAFVLQSSQQMATIVSEWIKEFS